In the Zingiber officinale cultivar Zhangliang chromosome 5A, Zo_v1.1, whole genome shotgun sequence genome, aattttttaaattttttttatttcgacTTGGGACCACAACGACAGATTTAACTTTTTtctttaaataaatcaaatttaaaaccaACCCAACcgtcactatcactatcacttgAATGATCAACATTTTCAGCTGCATTTGAAGTGTCAGGAAAATGTGCCTTCTTCTTTGCTTGCTGAGCAAATTTAGGTAAAGTAAATTGTTGTTGAGAGGGAGGAAACATAAAACCAACCCAACCATTAACTGACTTGCTCTCCGAGTTTTTTTTATAACAAGCTGAGAAATGGCCAATCAAATACCCAAGTTAAAGCAAGAAAAGAAATTAACTCGAAACATATaacacaaaataacagtatataATACAGAAATATAAATACTCATAGTATCTAACATATATTACAAAAACTGTATAAAATATAGGTAATGATAGGTTCTCAAAAGAATCCACAGAAAATGTATTaacttgaaatttaatttaacctaaattAGATTTAGCATCTCATCAATTGATTTCAAAAAGGCCATGGAAGTGATCCAGTACATGCAACATAAAACTCATCATATAGCACACGCTTACAAGTATACAACATATAACTATGAAAGTTAATATTTTAAGGTAATCGATGACAAAAGAAACTTAGCATCAGATTTGGAAAAACATACAAAATTCTTTTTGATGGTTTATTTGACAAGTGAGGTCTAGTCAAATAAATATTAGTCCGGACATGAGAGTTTAACAAGCAAGGATGGCACAACAATCTTTATGAAAATCAGTATTCATATACATGAAAATGACAAATTTCATAGGGATTTAGAAGTGATGCAATCAAACTatagtaaaaaaaatactaaaacaaGTATGCCAATAGTGTATATCTCATAATACATGATGGTGATGTAAAGCATTTCACAACATCAGATAAGTAAATTTGGTTGCTACAAAATTTACAGTCATTTGTGCAGTAGAAACTAGTGTTGGAGCACAGCTAGGAGTTGGGGGGTGGAGGAGTTTTTTTTCCCCCCAAGGGCACATATCTTCCAAAAATAAAGCACATAATGATGGTGGGAACGTTCCCTAATAAATCCATCAAAATTAGACAAAGATAGGGAAGAAATATGTTTGGTTTAAATAAATAAAGATTTCATGCCATCTAGAAAGCCAAAATCTATAGGAAACATAACTTACAGAAAATAAAGAACAATAATgcaaatttttttaaacatgagAAAAGCATTAACATGCCACCCTGTGCCAAATACAACCACGGGCAAGTATGAGAAATAAAGGAAACAATCCCATGATCTTCTACTGGAGATTTAGTAATAGGTTTTGGCATCGAGACACTAACATAAGATGGTCTAATTGGAGCATTTATACCAGAACTATCCTTCTGTGTCTTCATCACATTGAGTCCCACATTTGAAGCAATCCAAGGATTTGTAGGTATCTGCACTTTAGAAAACTAGCATACCTCCATAGTTGGGTATGTTTGGGATTGTGTCTAAAAAATCTCTGAGGCAtgattagaattagaattagaatgtTGAAAGTTGGGAGCTTGTGAATAAATAACTTTTTGTTGATTAGCATAGTTCTCATTTGGAAGAGGGGTTGGTTTCAATGGATTGTTGATATATGATTGTTGATTAACTGGAGGGGCCTGCATCACAGGAGTAGCAGCTTCCCAAGTCTTGTTCACATTATATGGTATAGCAGCTACCTAATAGCATAAAAAAAGTAAATGTCATAAAAATGATACAATAACTTCCATAAACCACTATAAAGAAAGAATATGATAAAAGATGCACAATATTAGATGCACACAAATTATTCACTATAAAATTCCATAAGCCAAATGGAAACAAAATATATCAGAGAGAAGATAAACTTCTTGATGATTTACatataaaattatgataaaatgTACTAATTCATCTTGTCTAAAAGAAAAAGAACTCTAAGTTTTCTCATCCAAAGCAAACTTTATGCTTGTCCTTATTGACTTATTTAACATTTTAACCCTAATGTTTCTAGAAGCAAAAGAAACCAAGTTCATCTTAGTGCTAAAGTTcagaatctttttttttttttttgcaagaacaTACAACTTAGTTAACTTTTATCTAAAAGCTAAAGACTAATTAGAAGTATCTATATGAGATGTAGCATACCTATAGGTTGTAACACTATATCAGCAATGTAGTCAGGATCAAAATTCACTAGGAATGGTGAAAGGTACACAACATCGGAGCATGGGATTGGTGTAGGATTGCCAGATCTTAGATATTTAAAAATAACAACTTTATGAAAAAGGTATTTAACATCTAAAATTTATCATTGTATTAACTTTTATAAATTTGGGATTATGAATGTATAAGCATCaaacaaagataaaattaacataTGGTAAATAATTGAAGAAGGCGATATACAACTCAATTTAGATTTTGCATAGAATTTGGATCAATTAGTTCAATTTAGGTTGTAGGACCCCAAAGTTCTAAGATCTTTGCTGTAATTTTCACAATCATGGTACAAATGTCATATTCACTCATTGAAGCATTTACCCATGTCAGAGACATTTTATTAAAGAAGCATGCTCATCTACCATTTGGATACTGTTAGAAAAGTCAAGCTCAACCATGAGATTGTTGGTAATCTAAGTCAAATGTTCATCTCGGACCCAATGAAGCCGCTTCGACAAGGTTATGCATCAACATACACAAATCAAAATGTGACACTTGTCTCAAGTAGAAGggattaaaacttaaattgatgGATTGAGTGGCAAATATTGAAATTACATAGCATGTGGAATTGGATTATAAGCTACAAACAGACTTATTATAGTAGCTAATAGGTACAAATGCATAAGGTGGGTTGCCATCTTCCCTCCAATTCAACTATCAATCCTCTTCCTTGTGTGTTGGTGTGGCTTCTTCATCAATTCAATGAGTTAGTTGAACTACACAAAAGTCATGGTGGATGATCTACCTAGAAAATTAGTAGGGTATGCTGTTAAATAGGGACCACTCTTCCATCTTCCTCATCATGTAGAAAGGCATCATAAATGAATTCGTCTATGAGTTGCCTCTTAAAAGACTGAGAATCATAGGGGTATATTACAGTGAGAGTAAGTTTTTTTTCCCCTAAAATAATAGAAGCTACAAACTTTGGTGTAACCTAAAAAAATGTAGATCAATAGTGCATGTAGCCTCTTAATGTATAAGTTTGGATGCTTCATGGTTTTCAATTGTCCAACTACTCATCTAAAAGATGTAAGATTTCTTGTTTACATTATTGAATTTGGCAACATCAAAATAATTTCACTGTGTATTCAAATGTGCACAGAAATAAATAGTAATAGTCAGCCTATAGCCAATGTTGACATTTTCCACTTGTCGCTGAGACCAGATTTAAGAACCATCTCCAGCATCATACAAGCATTAGAAACAAGAGAACAGAAGAAGCTATGGAATATAAAAGTTTAAGAGAGATGTATAGAGTTTAGAGAGTAGAACCTTTGAAGAAATGGAGGGATTTGTAAGGAAATGCATGAGAAGCTGAGAGATAACAAGGATTTATATAGGCACAAAAGAATAATGAAAATCCAAACAAGACAAAAATAGAGAGTATATTGTGACGAAGACAAGTTCCAAATACAATCAATCTGGTAGTATATTGGAAGTATCATCTGGTGTAAGTGATATCAAGAAGAACCCACCTACCAGCCACATGTTGAAAGGTACCAAACTAGAGGTGGTGGGGACAAGTAACATAAGCCAAGTTGGTTACACTGTTAAATTTAACAATCTTGGTGTTAAAAGGTAGTGCTTAAGGTATACTGTCATGCCATGAACAGATCAATTCATCATTCTGTGATTCCTTTATAAATGCTCATACATGAACCTTCACAATGctctaaatatttagaaattaggATGAAACTTGTCTTCACAAGAATAGCTCAAAAGAATGCTGTAGCGcctaaaaaaaacattaaagcaTTAATACGTTTAAGCAATTAATGTATTAATAAGTTAACGAACCCAATCCGATTAGCTAGCAATTTGACCCGGCTTATCctttaaaatacatgttttatTTCCCCTCCCCTCACCTTTGAAGCCGCCGACCTCCCCCATCCAAACCCTAGCAACTTCGGAGGAGATAGAGGAAGAACCCCGTTGGAACGCTTAAGGTCGTCTTTCCCTACGTCTCGCTAGTCATCTCCCATATGCAAAAACACCAAGGCAAGTTCTCTTTTgttgattttgatatttactGCACTATACGGATGGTATTAGATTACTTTATTTTACGTTGTAAGATTCCTAACAATTATTTTCTGCATTATATGTATCATATTACATATGATTTGATGTTTGATGCACGTAAAATTGATGCATGATTTCTGCACTatataaaagtttttaaatttgtaCTCAAGCAAGTATGATTGCTTCTTCAATatttagtataattctttttattttctgaaGATCAGTAACTTCTCTGCTCTCTATCCAATTATCTGTCAATGTATAGATTCCTTGCTGTCAGCGCCCCTCAATTCATGCAAATATAGAGATTTAAAGGAAAAAGATAAGAATAGCTTATTTGCAATGGAAAATGGGAGCGAAAAAACAAGGATATCTGTGAGTTCTTATTGTGTGCAAACTGAAATCTTTTTCACCATTTATCTACCATTAGCAAAACCGAGGAGGAAATTGAGACCAAATTAATAACTGAATCACAGATAAAACAAcccttttttttatattttggatgAAGTGGATCAAATGATATGTAATGATCATcccaaaacctaatttttttaagaatataTAGAACTTGCAAATTACCAGCACTATTTGTTTCacaattgatattttttttaaaaaaaatacattatcAAAAAAAAGCATAGATCAACAATGCTCATGCATATAGACAAACCTCAAGTAAATACAATTTATTCGATAACTACGAATAACTATAttttggatttttaattttatttgtaaaccAAATAGTCTaccattaataattaaataaagtttaataaatttactTCAATCTAGTTAACAAGTTAAAGTAGAAGGGGAGTCTTAGCGCAACAATAAAGTTAACCTTGAGATCATGGGTTCGAGTTACGGAAACAATCTCTTGTAAAATGTAAGATAAGATTGCATTCACTAGACTCAATGCAATTCTGGATCTTTCATACATCCTTTACATATACGATATTTTTCATAGTGTCATCTAGTAGTTGAGATATAAGGCCTACTATTGCATGACTAGGATTAAACAATTCATATATTTgattcttgtttagtttcttttagGATTTCTCATGTTCACCTACTATTATTGATTATCAACAAAACTTAATTGTACTTTATCATGCACAATTAGTCATCCTCATAGCTCTTGGACAGTTTCTTGATGAGGCACCGGTTCTAAGAGAAGGCAATGGTCGGAAGTGGCCAAGGGAACCCCTAGCTTTACCTCGTGAAATGCTGAATGTACATCCCTTTACCTTTGCGATAAACAGCCTTCAAATTAGTCATGATTTTCCATGCTACGTTCAGATTCCTTACTTTATCTcataataaaaatttcttttgtaACCAAAACAAGAAGgaactaaaaaatatttttttgagttGTAAATTAAATGAAGAAGCAGAGAGATCAAGAAGAGACATCGAGTCTCGGTTCAAAGCAGAAGCCGAAGCAGAGGTCGCGAAAGACTGAGGCCCCCTGTTTGAAGCAGAAGAGCGACCCCTCGGTGTAGGGGTGGCTCACCCATTTCCACACCTTCTGCCTCATGTCGAAGGTCAATAGATCCGGACACATTGGGGAGTGCATGAAGAGTAAGTCCCCGGCGCCACAGGAGATTAAATTATACCTGCCTAACTTCTTGTACATGGAGATCGGCATTTGAGCCACCTCCCGCCATTTCTTATCCTCAAGTTCTAAAATCACCGCTCCCTCGTGCGGCCAGTCCCAGTTGAGCAATGCGACCATGACCAATTTGTTCGACAGGTTGATCAATCCAGCACAGGCACAAGGGAATGGCATAGGAATCAGAGGGTAAATGCTAGAGGGCGGCTTGATGAGGTCGAACGCCATTAAGCTGGGGTTCCCATATGGACGGCACATGAATTGGTAGAGCACGCCGTTGCATATGACGGCCTGGTGATTGCCTTTCCAGAGGATGAGGACTGGGGCGTAGTGAATGTCCCACGATTTCGTCGTCGATTGGTAGATGTGGACGAATAAGTGCCATTCCTCGAACTTCTGGCAGCACTTGGCAACGACCACGGTGTAGCCATGCGTGCTGCGGTCGAACGACAAGGCCATCGTCCTGCAGAAGGTGTCACGGCAGCCGGGAACTTGAAGCAGCTTCCAATCTCTCTTGATGGGATTGCCGACCAATAAGTGGTTCCTGTCATCGTGGTTCATTAAGCAGACCAGGCCGCAGGAGGAGGACACGCACTGGATGTCTGAGTGGAGGAAGTCGTCGAAGTTGGACCACCGGAGGAAGCAAGGGTCGTATACGCGGCCCGAAAAGTCGCCGGCGTCGTTAAAGAAGCGCCTGAAGAACAACGGCTTCTGTGGCGCCATCATCGGCCACGACAACGGGGGGCTGGAGTGAACCACCTCGTACCACCGTTTGCACACGATGCCCAATTTGATGACGTTGGCGGTGGGCAAAAAGGAGAGCACCTTCTGCAGAAGCTCGTCCGGTAGAATGGCGTCCCACGACACCAATGCTCccttgtcttcttcttcctcctcctcctcctcctcctcgccgtCACTATGTCTAGGGATCGTCCTGATCCAATAGGAGTGAACCACCTCGTACCACCGTTTGCACACGATGATGCCCAATTTGATGATGTTGGCGGTGGGCAAAAAGGAAAGCACCTTCTGCAGGAGTTCGTCCGGTAGAATGGCGTCCCACTTCAACAAtgttcccttctcttcttctcccttctcctcctcgccGCGAGACATCGTCCTGATCTCTACCACAATCacttcaaaaccctaaacctcaaAACCTAACAATCTCTTCTTTTCCCTTTAAATAACATCGTCCTGATCTCTACCTGAGGCTTCGTTTAAGAAATTTAGATATGCTAGGTCTTTATTTAGATTAATTTATAAGGTTAGGACTTAGGACTGATTctctttttataaaatttaataaataaaaaaagttaatatataattaatataggAAAACAGAAAAGATCAAtataagatattttttaatacctcaattattattttttccttttattatgtagaaataaaatttaataattgaaatataaaaaattatattagaaagCGATTCATTTCtttctaaaaaattaatataaataaaaaaaagtaatgatgaaggaaataaattaaacaatcaattcattcaaataagaaaataaaaagttaaCTAAGTCATCCaattttttaatctatttaaatttttataaaaggtattctattttttaaaaaagaacggtcatattttaggattttataagaaaaagtttttattttataaagaatTGGTCGCATtattaaattacaaaaaaaaacgaTTAGGATGATATCTAATATACAAATTTTTCATTAATATAATTTGTACTTTTCTTTTTGTCTGGATAAGGATGTAGACTTTTTTTTAAGTGAAATGAGGATAGTAATACTGTTAGTCAGTTGTGGgtcaagaataaaattaaattttttgttcTTACTTATTTTCTTTCAAATAAATATTGAAAGGACTTgtaactttatttgtttatttatttttatttacattttctcCTATTTTCGTCTGTATAAACacattattattttctttctAGATAATTAATTGATATTTCACGTAATTATGcatgattttctttaaaaaaatctccaattaaattaaatatatctAATTAAAACTGAAACTAGATACAAAagtttatgataaaaaaaaagacaAGCAATATCTCCTGAGCAAGATTTCCATATTTCATGCCAAATAGAGCATCCCACATATATAACAAATGACTATGAGTATCATCATCCTAATGCAACATTCTTGTGACCTAAAAAATGTTGGTTCAAAAACCAATAAAACACCTCGCATATTGAGAACTTTAAGTaagcaagaaaggaaagaaaaaggtgGATTGAGATTTTACTCTTCAATTTCCTTTTAAGCAATTGAATTTTACTCTCATTGTTTAGCAGAGGTTAAttcctgacgaagtcggagaaaAAATATACTCTCTCATATAATATActcaattttataatttatttttctattaatGCGTAATCATCTTTTTGCTCGAGTACGAATCTGTTACCAATTATTCAAGCTCATATCAAACTTTTAGCATTACCTTGCATGCTTAGAATGGTAATTGCACTAGTTTCAAAGTGAAATATGTCATGGCATGGGGAAAAGTGGAAAACTCCGGACGTATCTCATGAAACAATGTCATATATTATTAGAATCAAGAAATTAAAGTACAAATCAATGTGTAATAGATAATAACATATTAACATTACTAATGTGTGGTGGATGGGGGGCCTCCATGTGGTTCAGCCCAGTTAAGAAGTCAAGCCTTTTAGTCAAAAGACAAGTTGAGAAGTATATAAAAAAGATCAGTTTGGGTCACGATAGACCCGAGCTGAGGCCCGACAACTCTAGCCTAGTTGAGCCCAACTTCCTTAACTCAGCTAGTCCTGACAACTCCAATCCAGtcagggatgtaaatgaaccaaacggttcgcgagaaattcggagctcgattcgataaaaagttCTTTCGAgctcgttcgtttatcttatcgagccgagcttgagctcgatttcgagcttgacagttttatcgagccgagcttgagtttaaggatattcggcttgtGAACTCacaaacatgttcgtttatagactCACGAACCAAAAAAACGAGTCATAAACCGAGTCAAAAAATGAATTCTAAAACGAGCAAAAAAAaagagctctaaaacgagccttaaaatgagtcaacaaatgagctctaaaacgagccaaaaacgagctctaaacgagcccgaaaatgaatctaagctcgcttaacgagttaggttcgttaactttgataatcgaactaataacgagccaagctcgaactgtttacgagcttgataattctaaaacgagccggcCACaaaccttgtgataaaagctcgattcgagctcgagctcgagccgagctcgagaccaaatataacttaaacgagccgagctcgagcatAATATTGTTCGACTcgattcggctcgtttacatccctaaatCCGGTCGACCTCGACTTCCTTAGTTCGGCTACACCCGACAACTCTAGCCTACTTGACCATTTAGCTTAGTGTC is a window encoding:
- the LOC121979384 gene encoding F-box/kelch-repeat protein At3g61590-like, which gives rise to MSRGEEEKGEEEKGTLLKWDAILPDELLQKVLSFLPTANIIKLGIIVCKRWYEVVHSYWIRTIPRHSDGEEEEEEEEEEDKGALVSWDAILPDELLQKVLSFLPTANVIKLGIVCKRWYEVVHSSPPLSWPMMAPQKPLFFRRFFNDAGDFSGRVYDPCFLRWSNFDDFLHSDIQCVSSSCGLVCLMNHDDRNHLLVGNPIKRDWKLLQVPGCRDTFCRTMALSFDRSTHGYTVVVAKCCQKFEEWHLFVHIYQSTTKSWDIHYAPVLILWKGNHQAVICNGVLYQFMCRPYGNPSLMAFDLIKPPSSIYPLIPMPFPCACAGLINLSNKLVMVALLNWDWPHEGAVILELEDKKWREVAQMPISMYKKLGRYNLISCGAGDLLFMHSPMCPDLLTFDMRQKVWKWVSHPYTEGSLFCFKQGASVFRDLCFGFCFEPRLDVSS